The Stomoxys calcitrans chromosome 3, idStoCalc2.1, whole genome shotgun sequence genome includes a region encoding these proteins:
- the LOC131995642 gene encoding histone H3-like yields the protein MARTKQTARKSTGGKAPRKQLATKAARKSAPATGGVKKPHRFRPGTVALREIRRYQKSTELLIRKLPFQRLVREIAQDFKTDLRFQSSAVMALQEASEAYLVGLFEDTNLCAIHAKRVTIMPKDIQLARRIRG from the coding sequence atggctcgtactaagcaaactgcccgtaaatctactggtggcaaagcccctcgtaagcaattggctaccaaagctgctcgtaagagcgcaccagccaccggtggtgttaagaagccacatcgtttccgccctggtaccgttgctttgcgtgaaatccgtcgctaccagaagagtactgagttgttgatccgcaaattgcctttccaacgtttggttcgtgaaattgcccaagatttcaagactgacttgcgtttccagagctctgctgtcatggccttgcaagaagctagcgaagcctacttggtcggtctcttcgaagataccaacttgtgtgccatccatgccaagcgtgtcaccatcatgcccaaggatatccaattggccagacgtattcgtgga